The following are from one region of the Carassius gibelio isolate Cgi1373 ecotype wild population from Czech Republic chromosome A13, carGib1.2-hapl.c, whole genome shotgun sequence genome:
- the LOC128026603 gene encoding GDNF family receptor alpha-1-like: MIIAVIYLVLPLLDVLLSAEESYLTSSNRLDCVKANELCLKEPGCSTKYRTMRQCVAGRESNFSMVTGVEAKDECRLALDALKQSPLYNCRCKRGMKKEKNCLRVYWGIYHHLQGNDLLEDSPYEPVNSRLSDIFRLAPIYSGRMCFFNPLNLF; encoded by the exons ATGATCATCGCCGTGATTTACCTCGTTTTACCGCTGCTGG ATGTGCTGCTATCTGCCGAGGAGTCTTACTTGACTAGCTCAAACCGACTGGACTGTGTGAAGGCGAACGAGCTGTGTTTGAAGGAGCCGGGATGCAGCACAAAGTACCGAACTATGAGGCAGTGCGTGGCGGGGAGGGAGAGCAACTTCAGTATGGTGACTGGAGTGGAGGCGAAGGATGAATGCCGGCTTGCACTGGACGCTTTAAAGCAGAGTCCTTTGTATAACTGCCGCTGTAAAAGAGGCATGAAGAAAGAAAAGAACTGCCTGCGCGTCTACTGGGGGATCTATCACCATCTACAGG GGAATGATTTACTTGAGGATTCTCCATATGAACCTGTGAACAGCCGGCTTTCTGATATATTTCGACTGGCTCCCATCTATTCAGGTAGGATGTGCTTTTTTAATCCACTCAATTTGTTTTAA